The following are encoded together in the Pseudoalteromonas piscicida genome:
- a CDS encoding MBL fold metallo-hydrolase, with translation MKRLALTVMIALTGCSNSNVVERIKPESSVVKHSSVEGYEDRYSNIYNKFKDYPVTCEENCYPVTQQIQCQSEMQDCTYVGNNPTLSLNTGFAIQWLGHASFKVNTKDGQQFLFDPVTAQFDWPVNWAFRLSEGFNRNQPAQLSQTELQQTNAVMYSHIHYDHFNKSDIEAIGTGPNYLTPLGFAEHFPEDGYKVSEMEWYSSKQLGEVTAHFVPANHFSSRIWVPFLYEDHGAALWGGWILEHQGKTLFFAGDTGYSPHFKDIQEKYGDIDVCLLPIASYYSEEHPDWYRKVHTTPEDALTAAKELGCKVMVPWGYGNASWKMGDKTSHSALFRLLHMQQVLKTQTPLYILNEGDSVQL, from the coding sequence ATGAAAAGGCTTGCTTTGACAGTCATGATAGCATTAACAGGCTGCAGTAATAGTAATGTTGTAGAGCGAATAAAACCTGAGTCTTCCGTGGTAAAACATAGTTCTGTAGAAGGGTATGAAGATAGATATTCCAACATCTACAATAAGTTTAAAGATTATCCCGTGACTTGCGAAGAAAACTGCTACCCAGTCACCCAACAAATTCAATGTCAGTCCGAAATGCAAGATTGCACTTACGTTGGCAACAACCCCACTCTCTCGCTCAATACTGGCTTTGCTATCCAATGGCTTGGGCATGCGAGTTTTAAAGTCAACACCAAAGATGGACAACAGTTTTTGTTTGACCCCGTCACGGCTCAATTTGACTGGCCAGTAAACTGGGCATTTCGCCTCTCAGAAGGGTTTAATCGCAATCAACCAGCACAGCTCAGTCAAACAGAGTTACAGCAAACCAATGCTGTAATGTACTCCCACATTCATTACGATCATTTTAACAAGAGTGATATCGAAGCGATTGGTACTGGACCAAATTACCTCACCCCACTTGGATTTGCAGAGCACTTTCCTGAAGATGGATACAAGGTTTCTGAAATGGAGTGGTATTCAAGCAAACAACTTGGTGAAGTAACCGCACACTTTGTGCCTGCAAATCACTTTAGCAGCCGTATTTGGGTGCCGTTTTTATACGAAGATCATGGCGCTGCACTATGGGGTGGCTGGATATTAGAACACCAAGGTAAGACCCTATTTTTTGCAGGAGATACAGGATATTCACCGCACTTTAAAGATATTCAAGAAAAATATGGTGATATTGATGTGTGCCTACTTCCAATTGCCTCTTACTACAGCGAAGAACATCCTGATTGGTATCGTAAAGTACACACCACACCAGAAGATGCACTGACTGCCGCAAAAGAGCTGGGCTGTAAGGTCATGGTACCTTGGGGCTATGGTAATGCTAGTTGGAAAATGGGAGATAAAACCTCACATTCAGCGCTGTTCCGTCTACTGCATATGCAACAAGTGCTAAAAACCCAAACGCCACTGTATATTTTAAATGAAGGCGATTCAGTGCAGCTATAA
- a CDS encoding ATP-binding protein — protein sequence MKMTIRVKLLLIILIANTTLVLAIYIANKLAFEKSFTAYLENTSRAQLKEVVTQVAETYARHGSLDWVYRGSEDWDSIVRSFYGLSEDERPRDRLHSRPPPRHRERGEGGPRRRDGPPPRLDNKKRLLIKDAQGNIIMGTPKSKQTSLWFPVYQSDHLAQPTREHIIAYLGVEQSGLVRNDFDRLFAEQQRKQFIIIALVALLVTLVIAVPFSKYMVNPIVLLRRNAKTLTQGNYDARADIASKDELGLLARDMNRLADTLAQNQIARQQWIADISHELRTPIAVIRAELEGMIDGIIASDPEQLMSLNEEIQRLTRLVDDLHQLSLSDRGALTYNVDKENLYDLLSRTFAKSSHQIEKHHLAYSLQCDEHITLECDEQRLGQLFDNLLQNTLRYTDSSVEQPGNLDVKVIQRQDKTIIYWQDSAPSVPQEQLNKLFDRLYRVEEARSRKTGGSGLGLAICQSIVAAHNGKITAHLSELGGLAIIIELKR from the coding sequence ATGAAAATGACCATTCGCGTCAAACTATTGCTGATAATTTTGATAGCCAACACCACATTGGTGCTGGCAATCTATATCGCCAATAAACTAGCGTTTGAAAAGAGCTTTACGGCCTATCTTGAAAATACCTCTCGGGCACAACTTAAAGAGGTGGTAACGCAAGTTGCCGAGACTTACGCACGCCATGGTTCTTTGGACTGGGTGTATCGAGGCTCAGAGGATTGGGACAGCATAGTACGTAGCTTCTATGGTCTTTCCGAGGATGAGCGCCCGCGAGACAGGCTGCATTCTCGTCCACCACCAAGACATCGTGAAAGAGGCGAAGGAGGGCCACGAAGACGTGATGGCCCTCCACCGCGTTTGGACAATAAAAAACGCCTGCTGATCAAAGACGCACAAGGCAATATTATAATGGGCACACCGAAAAGTAAGCAGACTTCGCTGTGGTTCCCAGTCTATCAAAGCGACCATTTGGCGCAGCCTACACGCGAACATATTATCGCCTACTTAGGTGTAGAGCAAAGTGGCTTGGTACGCAATGACTTCGACCGACTGTTTGCAGAGCAACAACGTAAACAGTTCATCATCATTGCGCTCGTCGCCCTGTTGGTTACTTTAGTGATTGCCGTGCCTTTTAGTAAATATATGGTCAATCCAATCGTTTTGTTGCGCCGCAATGCAAAAACACTGACACAAGGAAATTACGATGCTCGCGCCGATATCGCGAGTAAAGATGAACTCGGTTTGCTTGCCAGAGATATGAACCGTTTGGCAGACACATTAGCGCAGAATCAAATAGCTAGGCAGCAATGGATAGCGGATATTTCGCACGAGCTACGCACGCCGATTGCCGTGATCCGCGCGGAACTTGAGGGAATGATTGATGGCATTATCGCAAGCGATCCTGAACAACTGATGTCGCTTAACGAAGAGATCCAACGATTGACTCGGCTGGTGGACGATTTACATCAACTATCGCTGTCAGACCGCGGTGCACTTACTTACAACGTGGATAAAGAAAACCTTTACGACCTGCTATCACGCACATTCGCGAAAAGTAGTCACCAAATTGAAAAGCACCATCTTGCTTATTCCTTGCAATGCGATGAGCATATTACCTTAGAATGTGACGAGCAGCGCCTTGGACAACTATTCGACAACTTACTGCAAAACACTTTGCGTTACACAGACTCCTCAGTTGAACAACCGGGAAATCTCGATGTAAAAGTCATACAACGACAAGATAAAACGATAATTTACTGGCAGGACAGCGCACCTTCTGTACCACAAGAACAGCTAAACAAGCTATTTGATAGGCTCTATCGAGTAGAGGAAGCGCGGAGTAGAAAAACGGGTGGCTCTGGCCTTGGTTTAGCCATATGCCAAAGTATTGTTGCTGCCCACAACGGAAAAATCACTGCACACTTGAGCGAACTGGGTGGTCTCGCTATTATTATCGAACTGAAAAGATAA
- a CDS encoding response regulator: protein MPNKHILIVEDEPKLADILSKYLAQAEYTSHCVHDGALAEEAFKQQQPALILLDLMLPNLDGIEICKRIRAYSNVPIVMITAKVEEIDRLLGLEVGADDYVCKPYSPKEVVARVKAILRRVTLNERGTVSETESKLKLDEESLFVSFLDARATLTYVEFMLLKAMYGHPCRIYSRDLLMDHIYDDSHIVSDRTIDSHIKNIRKKLQSIAPKYDFIHSIYGAGYKFEAQERNS from the coding sequence GTGCCAAACAAACATATTTTAATCGTCGAAGATGAACCAAAACTTGCCGATATTTTAAGTAAGTATTTGGCTCAAGCCGAGTATACCAGCCATTGTGTTCATGATGGCGCTTTGGCTGAAGAGGCTTTTAAACAACAGCAACCCGCCCTTATCTTACTCGACCTCATGCTGCCTAATCTTGACGGTATCGAAATTTGCAAGCGGATCAGAGCTTATTCAAACGTGCCAATTGTCATGATCACCGCCAAAGTAGAAGAAATCGATCGTCTCCTTGGTCTTGAAGTGGGTGCTGATGATTATGTGTGTAAACCCTATAGTCCAAAAGAAGTCGTCGCAAGGGTGAAGGCGATTTTAAGACGCGTGACGCTAAATGAGCGCGGCACAGTGTCAGAAACAGAGAGCAAACTTAAATTGGACGAAGAGAGCTTGTTTGTCTCCTTCCTCGACGCGAGAGCGACACTCACTTATGTCGAGTTTATGCTCTTAAAGGCAATGTACGGACACCCGTGCCGAATTTATAGCCGCGACTTATTGATGGATCACATCTACGATGACAGCCACATTGTTAGCGACAGAACCATAGATAGCCATATCAAAAATATTCGTAAAAAGCTGCAAAGCATCGCGCCTAAATACGACTTTATCCACTCCATTTACGGAGCGGGATATAAGTTTGAGGCGCAGGAACGTAATTCCTAG